From Skermanella sp. TT6, a single genomic window includes:
- a CDS encoding enoyl-CoA hydratase/isomerase family protein, whose product MTTDINDRVLLDIAGGVATLTLNRPGALNALDTKLAEGLSAGLSRCEEDDAVRAVVIRGAGDNFMAGGDIKMFSALLAESSGARRSYFERLIHQVHESIVILRRMPKPVVASVRGAAAGFGVSLVLACDLAIAADDAVFTLAYCHIGVSPDGGSTFHLARSVGMKKAMEIALLGDRFSATDAESLGLINRAVTSANLEDETAKLANRLAAGPTAAYGRTKQLLNASLNTTLETQLQAEAERFAASAVTSDFAEGVAAFLEKRKPSFTGK is encoded by the coding sequence TTGACCACCGACATCAACGATCGGGTACTGCTCGACATCGCGGGGGGCGTCGCGACGCTGACGCTCAACCGGCCGGGCGCGCTCAACGCCCTCGACACCAAGCTTGCCGAGGGGCTGTCGGCCGGCCTGTCCCGCTGCGAGGAGGACGACGCGGTCCGCGCGGTGGTGATCCGCGGTGCCGGCGACAATTTCATGGCCGGCGGCGACATCAAGATGTTCTCCGCCCTGCTGGCCGAATCCAGCGGCGCCAGGCGCAGCTATTTCGAGCGTCTGATCCATCAGGTCCACGAATCCATCGTCATCCTGCGGCGCATGCCCAAGCCGGTCGTCGCCAGCGTGCGCGGCGCCGCCGCGGGTTTCGGGGTCAGCCTCGTGCTGGCCTGCGACCTCGCCATCGCGGCCGACGACGCCGTCTTCACGCTGGCCTATTGCCACATCGGCGTCAGTCCGGACGGCGGCTCGACCTTCCATCTGGCCCGCTCCGTCGGCATGAAGAAGGCGATGGAGATCGCGCTGCTGGGCGATCGCTTCAGCGCCACCGACGCCGAAAGCCTCGGCCTGATCAACCGCGCCGTCACCTCCGCCAACCTGGAGGACGAGACCGCCAAGCTCGCCAACCGGCTCGCGGCCGGCCCGACCGCGGCCTATGGGCGGACCAAGCAGCTGCTCAACGCATCGCTCAACACGACCCTGGAAACCCAGCTCCAGGCCGAGGCCGAGCGGTTCGCCGCCAGCGCCGTGACCTCCGACTTCGCGGAGGGTGTCGCCGCCTTCCTGGAGAAGCGCAAGCCTTCCTTCACCGGCAAGTGA
- a CDS encoding SDR family oxidoreductase, translated as MAPAGTGTLSGKTLFITGASRGIGKAIALRAARDGANIVIAAKTTEAHPKLPGTIHSAAEEIEAVGGKALAVQVDIRDEAQIAAGVARAVETFGGIDILVNNASAISLTGTLETPMKRFDLMMGVNARGTFATSQACIPHLSKAANPHILMLSPPLAMAPKWFKDHTAYTMAKYGMSMCVLGMGAEFRDVGIAVNALWPRTLIATAALAMIPGVDPGTGRKPEIVADAAHAILCRDSRTCTGNFFIDDEVLREEGITDLAPYAVDPSKPLMSDLFLD; from the coding sequence ATGGCACCCGCCGGCACCGGCACCCTTTCGGGCAAGACCCTGTTCATCACCGGCGCCAGCCGCGGCATCGGCAAGGCCATAGCCCTGCGCGCGGCGCGCGACGGCGCCAACATCGTCATCGCCGCCAAGACGACCGAGGCCCACCCCAAGCTTCCCGGCACCATCCACAGCGCGGCGGAGGAGATCGAGGCCGTCGGCGGCAAGGCGCTTGCCGTCCAGGTCGATATCCGCGACGAGGCACAGATCGCCGCCGGCGTCGCCCGGGCGGTGGAGACGTTCGGCGGGATCGACATCCTGGTCAACAACGCCAGCGCCATCAGCCTGACCGGCACCCTGGAAACGCCGATGAAGCGCTTCGACCTGATGATGGGCGTCAACGCGCGCGGCACCTTCGCCACGTCGCAGGCCTGCATCCCGCATCTCAGCAAGGCCGCCAATCCCCATATCCTGATGCTGTCGCCGCCGCTCGCGATGGCGCCGAAATGGTTCAAGGACCACACGGCCTACACCATGGCGAAATACGGCATGAGCATGTGCGTGCTGGGCATGGGCGCCGAGTTCCGGGACGTCGGCATCGCGGTCAACGCCCTGTGGCCGCGCACCCTGATCGCGACCGCCGCCCTCGCCATGATCCCCGGCGTCGATCCGGGGACCGGCCGCAAGCCGGAGATCGTCGCCGACGCGGCCCACGCCATCCTGTGCCGCGACAGCCGGACCTGCACCGGCAATTTCTTCATCGACGACGAGGTGCTGAGGGAGGAAGGGATCACCGACCTCGCCCCCTATGCCGTCGATCCGTCGAAACCCCTGATGTCCGACCTTTTCCTGGACTGA
- a CDS encoding ABC transporter substrate-binding protein, translating to MKLSRTIRAACVAAAAGALVATAAIPARAVEVTIGYLGRQDPPREPLSFVEPILEDEGIQGAQLGLKDNATTGRLLGQDFKLDEAIVPEDGDPAAAAREMLGRGVRLIVSDLPAQALLAVADLPEAGDALILNARARDDSLRRDQCRANVLHTIPSRAMLADALGQYLVFKRWTRWFLVEGPGEGDKKLAEAIRRTAKRYNTRIVVDKPWTFEVGNRRTDSGAVNERDAIQGFTQVDDYDILIVADEEDQFGEYLVHRTARPRPVGGTQGLVPTAWSRVTENWGATQLQRRFERQAGRSMTERDHTAWLAVRTIGEAATRTNSADPKTIEGFIRSPDFALGGFKGQPLSFRPWDGQMRQPILLVNPRMLVSVSPQEGFLHQVTELDSLGDDRPETRCRF from the coding sequence ATGAAACTGTCCAGAACCATCCGGGCCGCCTGCGTCGCGGCCGCCGCCGGCGCCTTAGTCGCCACTGCCGCCATCCCGGCCCGTGCCGTGGAGGTGACCATCGGATATCTCGGCCGCCAGGACCCCCCGCGCGAGCCGCTGTCCTTCGTCGAGCCGATCCTGGAGGACGAGGGCATCCAGGGCGCCCAGCTCGGGCTCAAGGACAACGCCACCACCGGCCGGCTGCTCGGCCAGGACTTCAAGCTGGACGAGGCGATCGTGCCGGAGGACGGGGACCCCGCCGCCGCCGCGCGCGAGATGCTGGGACGCGGCGTCCGGCTGATCGTCTCCGACCTGCCGGCCCAGGCCCTGCTCGCCGTCGCCGACCTGCCGGAAGCCGGCGACGCCCTGATCCTCAATGCCCGGGCGCGGGACGACAGCCTGCGCCGCGACCAGTGCCGCGCCAACGTCCTGCACACCATCCCCAGCCGGGCCATGCTGGCGGACGCCCTAGGCCAGTACCTCGTGTTCAAGCGCTGGACCCGCTGGTTCCTGGTCGAGGGGCCGGGCGAGGGCGACAAGAAGCTGGCCGAGGCGATCCGCAGGACCGCCAAGCGCTACAACACCCGCATCGTGGTGGACAAGCCCTGGACCTTCGAGGTGGGCAACCGCCGCACCGACAGCGGCGCCGTCAACGAGCGCGACGCGATCCAGGGGTTCACCCAGGTGGACGACTACGACATCCTGATCGTCGCCGACGAGGAGGACCAGTTCGGCGAGTACCTGGTGCATCGGACCGCCCGGCCGCGCCCGGTCGGCGGGACCCAGGGTTTGGTGCCCACCGCCTGGTCCAGGGTGACCGAGAACTGGGGTGCCACCCAGCTCCAGCGCCGGTTCGAGCGTCAGGCCGGCCGCAGCATGACCGAGCGCGACCACACAGCCTGGCTGGCGGTCCGCACCATCGGCGAGGCCGCGACCCGGACCAACTCGGCCGATCCCAAGACGATCGAGGGCTTCATCCGCAGCCCCGACTTCGCGCTGGGCGGCTTCAAGGGCCAGCCGCTCAGCTTCCGCCCCTGGGACGGCCAGATGCGCCAGCCGATCCTGCTGGTCAACCCGCGCATGCTGGTCTCCGTCTCCCCCCAGGAAGGCTTCCTGCACCAGGTGACGGAGCTGGACAGCCTGGGCGACGACCGGCCGGAAACCCGGTGCCGGTTCTGA